Proteins found in one Acipenser ruthenus chromosome 18, fAciRut3.2 maternal haplotype, whole genome shotgun sequence genomic segment:
- the LOC117418646 gene encoding thyroid receptor-interacting protein 11-like, with product MASWLGGIGTGLGQSLGQVGGSLSSFTGQISSFTKDILLEGTEEVGDAATELQHKELEAAYITQKSEYERLKKIHMELEEKHEAAEIQIKQQSSEYRGQLQQKEVEISHLKARQNTLQDQLHKLQTVAQSAQGDAAILPATSTSTSFLSRDRPHPSFQGDDMDFGDVIWSQQEINRLSNEVSKLQAEVAHWRTLSQTSRTQGAVSTDQGEIYKLQKTITELKETMSQEIDEHQHELSALQDAHRHKLSEMTCRHRKELVEYEERIEELEEQLQPGGSSAGTPEHFKASEQQQTIRAMEIELTSRKQSAEKLEHKIKEMTESLIIAEQERVALLQEKENAQAETDTLMQTYKRLQNTVDELQTRVDDQTEKSMQKSHPENEINGLKKALVAAEKEITRLKNLNQSKAEVEHADILELNTIITTLKEEKEQIEKEKTILQEQLENIKPQQTVEDNAGINEELGAELLEVKELSEKLQEKERLLADCTMERDTLMAEVEELDKQNQEATRHLISIKDQLVQQRKEADITIDRLQSELESTRKDLVKRESQHKTMQKEVESQREKLSRSAFTLNDMHMSKQQIQETMKDLKQQLGKAQERSTDFKKENSELKEQLQKAEEELSAAKLELSKSGDSTSDSGQQEQLLEQKEREISKLRREILESKNLHEKVLATNYELKMEVKKLQVDYKNAEGSLEVVNQQLRDAQSVKDKVTMEKDTRLEALRMEKVQLKTELNQTEKRLMEQAKQYRQTIEELTRAQNMDASALQTEHERLVKLNQQKDLEISELKQSIEQMEADHQETKEMLTSSLSGQKQLTELIKEKDVFMEKFKERVTESQKELEKCAKATKECEVLKHALEEKDKQLAVMKEENSHLKEEIDRLKDQQSRPQSVAEPKTLDIITELETEIAQLKTKKDGLEDEITALKKTMKEQKGSFQDSLQEQERELDQAKTMTFTYEKLILEKDKEIVSLQESIDQIKMQFQREMQVIHTDSVILQEDKSESLNRENGNEKHDLSKVEIDRLVNGMKEKEIEMNLLNEKNLSLTKQLDQLVGSKDEVGKLTHIIQQKDLEIQALHARVTSGTYTQDVIYLQQQIQAYAVEREQVLAVLNEKTRENSQLKSEYHRLMDIVAAKETALLKLQEENQKMSSMNDIGSQDMVRETIQNLSRIIREKDIEIDALTQKCQTLLTVLQTSNSGPGSESSGVSSNQFEELLQERDNLKQQVKKMEEWKQQVITTVKNMQHESAQLQEELIKLQSQVLSENDCNSKLSVHYNSLIQGYEQKEKKLGSLSQELAQVQQSISQLSSTKDFLLEKLGLDLVVNIPEVITPLMTATPSEGTIQEENEGQVKRLHLELEHLRKVIEEKDTTIRTLKENNHRLSNSLASTSESEKKGQEAAASEIKQTKDRLDVLQKSLREKDLLIKSKGDQLNPLTESLRNKENDNEVLKQAVTNLKERTVILEMDIHKLKEENDQIMVRSREKETEFRALQETNMQFSMLLREKEFESNSMREKASALEKMLKEREQGKSGELNQLLNEVKSMHEKAVKFQKERDQMMLALKQKQMETSAIQNELQHLRDKEQRLAQELDRLRNHLIEMEDSYTREAVAAGDRETELRRKVTALQEKLDSSSTAVESASHQASMQVESLQEQLNTVVRQRDETLVQLNMSQEQVKQYAVSLSNLQMVLEQFQQEEKAMYSAELEKHKKEKAEWKRKAEKLGDRVSSLQTNLDEANTALESASRLTDQLDLKEEQIEELNRQVGLRQEMLEDAQNKLMNLVNSTEGKVDKVLMRNLFVGHFHTPKNKQQEVLRLMGSVLGLQKEEMDELMEEGRGVTGWVSSWLGGRSAQSVPNTPLRPGHASVLNNSFSELFVKFLEVESRPPPKLPVYDMKPLSAPPPGKHSSSTAANATGLPGANKRIDFNPFLAPRSAAVPLMTTAAPGAGGTGHLLMKPISDALPTFTPLPVSSDASAGAVLKDLLKQ from the exons ATGGCTTCTTGGCTTGGTGGGATCGGTACGGGGCTTGGACAGTCTCTGGGGCAGGTTGGTGGGAGTCTGTCATCGTTTACCGGCCAGATCTCTAGCTTTACCAAAGACATTCTCCTGGAGGGTACGGAAGAAGTTGGAG ATGCTGCCACTGAACTGCAACATAAAGAGCTGGAAGCAGCATACATCACACAGAAATCAGAG tatgAACGATTGAAAAAAATCCACATGGAGCTAGAGGAGAAGCATGAAGCCGCAGAGATCCAGATAAAACAACAGTCTTCTGAGTACAGGGGTCAATTGCAGCAGAAagag gtGGAGATAAGCCACCTGAAAGCCAGGCAGAATACCCTGCAGGATCAGCTGCACAAACTGCAGACAGTTGCACAGTCTGCTCAAGGCGATGCTGCCATATTACCTGCCACCTCCACGTCCACCTCCTTTCTTTCTAGGGATAGACCTCATCCAAGCTTTCAGGGCGATGatatggactttggagatgtgaTCTGGTCTCAGCAGGAGATCAACCGCCTGTCCAATGAGGTGTCCAAACTCCAGGCAGAAGTTGCTCACTGGAGGACTCTGTCACAG aCCTCTAGAACTCAAGGGGCAGTCAGTACTGACCAGGGTGAGATCTACAAGCTGCAAAAAACTATTACG GAGTTAAAAGAAACTATGAGCCAGGAAATTGATGAACACCAGCATGAGCTCTCAGCATTGCAAGATGCACACAGGCATAAACTGTCAGAGATGACATGCCGGCATCGGAAGGAACTTGTCGAGTATGAAGAGAGAATTGAAGAGTTGGAGGAGCAGTTACAGCCAG GTGGCTCCAGTGCAGGGACCCCCGAACATTTCAAAGCCTCAGAGCAGCAGCAGACAATTCGAGCCATGGAGATTGAATTGACTTCCAGAAAACAGAGTGCAGAAAAACTGGAGCACAAGATAAAAGAGATGACTGAAAGCCTCATCATTGCTGAGCAGGAGCGCGTCGCCTTGCTTCAAGAAAAGGAAAATGCTCAGGCTGAGACAGATACATTAATGCAGACTTACAAAAGGCTGCAGAACACTGTAGATGAGCTTCAGACCAGAGTGGATGATCAAACGGAAAAATCTATGCAAAAATCACATCCTGAAAATGAGATTAATGGCTTGAAAAAAGCATTAGTAG cTGCAGAAAAGGAAATAACAAGGCTGAAAAATCTAAATCAG tccaAAGCTGAAGTAGAACATGCAGACATTTTAGAATTGAATACAATAATTACGACCTTGAAGGAAGAAAAGGAACAGATAGAGAAAGAAAAG acaATTCTGCAGGAACAGCTTGAAAACATAAAACCTCAGCAAACGGTTGAGGACAATGCTGGAATTAATGAAGAACTTGGAGCAGAGTTATTGGAAGTGAAAGAACTGAGTGAAAAACTGCAAGAAAAAGAGAGACTGTTGGCAGACTGCACCATGGAAAGGGACACACTGATGGCAGAAGTAGAAGAATTAGATAAACAGAACCAAGAGGCAACTCGG CACCTGATTTCAATCAAGGATCAGCTGGTGCAGCAACGTAAAGAGGCAGATATCACCATAGATCGATTACAATCAGAACTGGAGAGCACTAGAAAGGATCTGGTCAAACGTGAGTCACAACACAAGACAATGCAAAAGGAGGTAGAGTCACAGCGTGAAAAACTGAGCCGGAGTGCATTCACCCTCAATGATATGCACATGAGTAAACAGCAAATCCAGGAAACCATGAAGGACCTCAAACAGCAACTGGGGAAAGCTCAAGAGCGCAGCACAGATTTTAAGAAGGAGAACTCTGAGCTGAAGGAACAGCTGCAGAAAGCTGAAGAGGAGCTTTCTGCAGCCAAGCTGGAGTTATCAAAGTCTGGTGACAGCACTTCAGACAGTGGGCAGCAGGAGCAGCTACTTGAACAAAAGGAAAGAGAAATTTCTAAATTGAGACGAGAAATTTTAGAAAGCAAAAACTTGCATGAAAAAGTACTGGCTACAAATTATGAGCTCAAAATGGAAGTTAAAAAGCTGCAAGTAGATTACAAGAATGCTGAAGGGAGTCTAGAAGTTGTGAATCAGCAGCTTAGAGATGCACAGTCTGTTAAAGACAAGGTCACCATGGAAAAAGACACTAGGCTGGAAGCTTTAAGAATGGAAAAGGTACAATTGAAAACTGAACTGAACCAGACTGAAAAGAGGTTAATGGAACAGGCTAAACAATATCGGCAAACTATTGAGGAACTTACAAGGGCACAGAATATGGATGCCTCTGCCTTACAAACAGAGCATGAGCGCCTGGTTAAATTGAACCAGCAGAAGGACTTAGAGATATCCGAGCTAAAACAAAGCATTGAGCAAATGGAAGCTGACCACCAAGAAACTAAAGAGATGCTGACGTCTAGCTTATCTGGACAGAAACAGCTGACAGAGTTAATCAAAGAGAAGGATGTGTTTATGGAAAAGTTTAAAGAAAGGGTGACAGAATCTCAAAAGGAACTGGAGAAGTGTGCCAAGGCAACTAAAGAATGTGAGGTCCTTAAGCATGCCCTTGAAGAAAAAGATAAACAGCTTGCTGTGATGAAAGAAGAAAACAGTCACCTCAAAGAGGAAATCGATCGACTGAAGGACCAGCAGAGTAGACCCCAATCCGTTGCTGAGCCCAAAACTCTGGATATAATAACAGAACTGGAGACTGAGATCGCACAACTCAAAACAAAAAAGGATGGCTTAGAAGATGAGATAACGGCTCTAAAGAAGACAATGAAGGAGCAAAAAGGAAGCTTTCAGGATTCCTTGCAGGAACAAGAAAGGGAGCTGGATCAGGCCAAAACAATGACTTTTACATATGAGAAACTCATCTTGGAGAAAGATAAGGAGATTGTTAGCCTTCAGGAGTCCATAGATCAGATCAAGATGCAGTTTCAGAGGGAAATGCAAGTAATCCACACTGATTCAGTTATTCTGCAGGAAGATAAGAGTGAGTCGTTGAACCGGGAGAATGGGAATGAGAAACATGATTTGTCCAAAGTTGAGATTGACAGACTGGTCAATGGGATGAAGGAAAAAGAAATAGAGATGAATCTTCTTAATGAGAAGAACTTGTCCTTGACCAAACAGTTGGATCAGCTGGTTGGCTCAAAAGATGAAGTTGGTAAACTTACTCATATCATCCAGCAGAAGGACTTGGAGATACAAGCTCTTCATGCAAGAGTCACCTCTGGAACCTACACGCAAGATGTTATCTATCTGCAACAACAGATACAAGCTTATGCAGTGGAAAGAGAACAAGTATTGGCAGTGTTGAATGAGAAGACCAGAGAGAATAGTCAGCTGAAGTCTGAATATCATAGACTCATGGACATTGTAGCTGCCAAAGAAACTGCCCTTCTGAAGCTCCAAGAAGAAAATCAGAAGATGTCTAGCATGAATGATATTGGAAGCCAAGATATGGTGCGAGAGACTATCCAAAACCTTTCAAGAATCATCAGGGAAAAAGACATTGAGATAGATGCCTTGACACAGAAATGCCAAACCTTGTTGACAGTCCTTCAAACTTCCAATAGCGGTCCGGGCAGCGAATCAAGTGGTGTGAGCAGTAATCAGTTTGAAGAGCTTCTCCAGGAACGGGACAATTTAAAACAGCAGGTGAAGAAGATGGAGGAATGGAAGCAGCAGGTTATTACCACCGTCAAGAACATGCAACATGAGTCGGCTCAGCTCCAGGAAGAACTTATCAAACTACAAAGCCAGGTCTTGTCCGAAAACGACTGCAACTCTAAACTGTCTGTCCATTATAACAGCTTGATCCAGGGTTATGAGCAGAAGGAGAAGAAGCTAGGTAGTCTAAGTCAGGAACTTGCTCAGGTTCAGCAAAGTATCAGTCAGCTTAGCAGCACCAAGGACTTCCTACTTGAAAAACTAGGCCTAGATCTAGTGGTGAACATTCCAGAAGTAATAACTCCTTTAATGACAGCTACTCCATCCGAAGGTACAATTCAGGAAGAGAATGAAGGACAGGTAAAAAGGCTGCATCTTGAGCTGGAACATTTGAGGAAAGTTATAGAGGAGAAAGATACAACTATAAGGACTCTTAAAGAAAATAACCATCGGTTGTCCAACTCTTTAGCTTCTACAtctgaaagtgaaaaaaaaggacAAGAAGCAGCAGCATCTGAGATCAAGCAGACAAAGGATAGACTCGATGTTCTTCAGAAATCTCTAAGAGAAAAAGACCTTCTTATCAAATCCAAAGGTGACCAGCTGAACCCTTTGACTGAAAGTCTGAGAAACAAGGAAAATGACAATGAAGTGTTGAAACAAGCAGTGACCAATCTCAAAGAAAGAACGGTGATTTTGGAAATGGACATTCACAAGCTAAAAGAGGAGAATGACCAAATAATGGTGAGGTCCAGAGAGAAAGAGACTGAGTTCAGAGCGTTGCAGGAGACAAACATGCAGTTTTCCATGCTTTTGAGGGAGAAAGAGTTTGAGTCAAATTCCATGAGGGAAAAGGCATCTGCCTTGGAGAAAATGCTGAAAGAAAGGGAGCAG GGTAAATCAGGTGAATTAAACCAGTTGTTGAATGAGGTAAAGTCAATGCACGAAAAGGCAGTCAAATTCCAAAAAGAGAGAGACCAGATGATGCTAGCTCTAAAGCAGAAGCAGATGGAAACAAGTGCTATTCAGAATGAG TTGCAGCACTTGCGTGACAAGGAGCAGCGGCTAGCACAGGAGCTGGATCGTCTGCGTAATCACCTGATCGAGATGGAGGATTCATACACCCGGGAGGCTGTTGCTGCAGGGGACCGAGAGACAGAATTGAGGAGGAAGGTCACGGCCCTACAAGAAAAGCTAGACTCCTCCTCCACTGCTGTGGAAAGTGCAAG ccACCAAGCAAGTATGCAAGTGGAATCATTACAGGAGCAATTGAACACTGTTGTGCGTCAGAGAGATGAAACCTTAGTACAGCTGAACATGTCACAAGAGCAAGTGAAACAGTATGCAGTGTCACTCTCGAACCTGCAGATGGTGCTAGAACAATTCCAACAAG AGGAGAAAGCCATGTATTCAGCAGAACTGGAGAAGCACAAGAAGGAAAAGGCAGAGTGGAAGAGGAAAGCAGAAAAACTGGGGGACCGAGTGTCAAGCCTGCAG ACGAATCTGGATGAAGCCAATACAGCCCTGGAATCTGCGTCAAGACTCACTGATCAGCTGGACCTGAAAGAAGAGCAAATTGAGGAATTAAATAGACAAG TGGGCCTTAGACAGGAGATGCTGGAAGATGCTCAGAATAAGCTTATGAATCTTGTGAACAGTACTGAAGGGAAAGTAGACAA AGTCCTAATGAGGAACTTGTTTGTTGGTCACTTTCATACTCCAAAGAACAAGCAACAGGAGGTTCTCAGGTTAATGGGAAGTGTGTTGGGACTCCAGAAAGAAGAGATGGATGAG CTGATGGAGGAAGGTCGTGGTGTTACTGGGTGGGTGTCTAGTTGGCTTGGTGGCAGAAGTGCTCAAAGTGTCCCGAACACACCTCTGAGACCAGGGCATGCATCCGTTTTAAACAAT TCTTTCTCCGAGTTGTTTGTAAAGTTTTTGGAAGTAGAGTCGAGGCCACCACCGAAGCTGCCTGTGTATGACATGAAGCCTTTGAGTGCACCACCACCTGGCAAGCATTCCAGCAGCACAGCAGCCAATGCCACAG GTCTTCCTGGAGCAAACAAAAGGATAGACTTCAATCCCTTTTTGGCCCCACGTTCAGCCGCTGTGCCTCTCATGACAACAGCAGCCCCTGGAGCAGGTGGGACCGGCCATCTTCTCATGAAGCCCATCTCTGATGCCTTGCCTACATTCACACCTTTACCTGTGTCTTCTGATGCCAGTGCTGGGGCAGTGCTGAAGGACCTCCTCAAACAGTGA
- the LOC117424275 gene encoding golgin subfamily A member 5-like yields the protein MSWLTDLAGKAENFLNKVDQGAATALSKQQAEMTGLAYDATDSSQYISSYKQQAPEYHPPPEVPSFITSAAVNIKKQKATLLSGTANVSSASQTTLEVNDRPSSRPSSHFVRPKKTEPDDDLLFDFLNSSDKTLNGKVDAKKEKPKTLSSQSLSRTSSLSSISTGTPSNKTSEDGSSKDHGQGTPESSDSGLVAPSEPAKEVSASVGSSLSVKDESQTQVLSNLRLENQLLRNEVSSLNQEVASLIQRSKEMQEELSKARARVERWNADHSKSDQTVRQMRSQVDDLTEVISAKDAQLAVLKVRLDEADQLLKSRTEALESAQYERSRIIQDCNEGSSLHDQTLQTLQERLREADSALKREQESYRQMQTEFAARLSKVEAERQSLAESLTAAERKSMEEKRRAEELQQQLKSAKAGTESVKQELIDYKQKATRILQSKEKLISSLKEGAGIDGLDSHTASTMELEELRHERDMQREEIQKLMGQFQQLRTELQDTENLLMTEGESSREQLQELQDQITSQKQSKQEAEAELERQKQEFQYLEEELHRTKNSLQSRIKDREEEVQKLRNQLTNKTLSNSSQTELENRLHQLTETLIQKQTMLEALSTEKNSLVFQLERLEQQQLKSMQGSSTVNGPSINMAGVENTEGARMRNVPVLFSDGESTDAGMYGRVRNAASTIDRFSIRLGIFLRRYPIARVFVIIYMAVLHLWVMIVLLTYTPEMHPGSPDG from the exons ATGTCTTGGTTGACTGATCTTGCGGGGAAGGCAGAGAATTTCCTGAACAAAGTGGACCAGGGGGCAGCAACAGCGTTGAGTAAACAGCAAGCTGAGATGACTGGTTTAGCTTATGACGCCACAGACTCCAGTCAGTACATTTCATCTTATAAACAACAAGCTCCTGAGTACCATCCACCCCCAGAGGTGCCTAGCTTCATCACTTCGGCTGCTGTCAATATAAAGAAACAGAAGGCCACCCTTCTGTCTGGGACAGCCAACGTATCCTCTGCATCACAGACCACCCTGGAGGTTAATGACAGGCCTTCTTCCAGACCCTCGTCTCACTTTGTGAGGCCCAAAAAGACAGAGCCGGATGACGACCTGCTCTTTGATTTCCTGAACAGCTCAGACAAGACTCTTAATGGTAAGGTGGACGCTAAAAAGGAAAAGCCCAAGACGTTGTCATCTCAGAGCCTGTCCCGAACTTCGAGCCTCAGCTCCATCTCCACTGGTACCCCCAGCAACAAAACCTCTGAGGACGGCTCCAGCAAGGATCATGGACAAG gtactccagAGAGCTCTGATTCTGGTTTGGTTGCCCCCTCAGAGCCTGCCAAAGAGGTCAGTGCTTCAGTTGGCTCAAGTCTCTCTGTAAAAGATGAGAGCCAGACGCAGGTGCTGTCGAACCTCAGACTGGAGAACCAGCTGTTGCGCAATGAAGTCTCCTCGCTGAACCAGGAGGTGGCGTCTCTGATTCAAAGATCAAAAGAAATGCAAGAAG AGCTAAGCAAAGCACGGGCCCGGGTAGAGAGGTGGAACGCTGATCACTCTAAAAGCGATCAGACTGTGCGGCAAATGCGTTCTCAAGTGGATGATCTGACAGAGGTGATCTCGGCTAAAGATGCCCAGCTAGCTGTCCTCAAAGTGAGGCTAGACGAGGCTGACCAGCTTCTAAAATCTCGGACAGAGGCACTGGAGTCTGCACAGTACGAGAGATCAAG AATCATCCAAGACTGCAATGAAGGCAGCAGCTTACACGACCAGACATTACAGACATTGCAGGAGAGGTTAAGAGAAGCTGACTCTGCACTGAAGAGGGAGCAAGAGAGTTACAGACAAATGCAG ACCGAGTTTGCAGCCCGTCTCAGTAAGGTGGAGGCGGAGAGGCAGAGCTTGGCTGAGTCGCTGACAGCAGCAGAAAGAAAGAGCATGGAAGAGAAGAGGAGGGCAGAGGAGCTCCAGCAGCAGCTGAAATCTGCTAAAGCTGGAACCGAGTCTGTCAAGCAAGAGCTTATAGactacaaacaaaaggctacACGGATTCTTCAG TCAAAGGAGAAGCTGATCAGCAGCTTGAAGGAGGGCGCAGGGATTGATGGTCTGGACAGCCACACAGCCAGCACCATGGAGCTGGAGGAGCTGAGACACGAGAGGGACATGCAGAGGGAGGAGATCCAGAAACTCATGGGGCAGTTCCAGCAACTGAGAACAGAGCTGCAG GATACAGAAAACCTACTGATGACAGAAGGGGAATCTTCTCGAGAGCAGCTTCAAGAACTGCAAGACCAGATAACCAGTCAAAAACAATCCAAGCAAGAGGCAGAAGCTGAATTGGAGAGGCAGAAACAG gagtTTCAGTATTTGGAGGAAGAACTGCATCGCACCAAAAACTCTCTCCAGAGTAGAATTAAGGACAGAGAAGAGGAAGTTCAAAAACTCAGGAATCAG CTTACCAACAAGACACTGAGCAACAGCAGCCAGACAGAGCTGGAGAACCGGCTGCACCAGCTGACAGAGACGCTGATCCAGAAGCAGACCATGCTGGAGGCCCTCAGCACAGAGAAGAACTCCCTTGTCTTCCAGCTCGAGCGCCTGGAGCAGCAGCAGCTGAAGAGCATGCAGGGTAGCAGCACCGTTAACGGACCTTCCATCAACATGGCAGGAGTGGAGAACACAGAAG GTGCTCGAATGAGAAATGTGCCAGTCCTTTTCAGCGATGGGGAAAGTACTGATGCAGGGATGTACGGAAGAGTCCGTAATGCAGCAAGTACGATTGACAGATTCAG CATCCGGTTAGGCATCTTTTTAAGACGTTATCCAATTGCAAgggtgtttgtaattatttacaTG GCAGTACTTCACCTTTGGGTGATGATTGTTCTACTAACCTATACACCTGAGATGCATCCAGGCTCCCCAGATGGTTGA